One Rattus norvegicus strain BN/NHsdMcwi chromosome 20, GRCr8, whole genome shotgun sequence DNA segment encodes these proteins:
- the LOC134483945 gene encoding LIM/homeobox protein Lhx5-like, with protein sequence MPSDSRRPHTRLTLQQCRILVRAFESNPLPGFATREQLGQRKGLSEDTIHIWFQNRRSRQALAPYQDVPVSQVQDVLLLDELLEEDQVEGDRPFPVDLDGNSGSKEYEGIQETILRCGHGELELQRPATPTKSPSNPKWHITYSDSSIRGRTSELLLDSQLPQWAQPEGQGQEQALTQGCNTGPLELFLDQLLMEVRVETLSPGLVHLEGGGQQMDTTPELPLSQEEYEALLDIL encoded by the exons atgccctcggataGCAGGAGGCCTCACACTCGACTCACCTTGCAACAGTGCAGGATCCTAGTGCGAGCCTTTGAGAgcaacccgttgccaggctttgctaccagggagcagctgggccagaggaaaggtttgtctgaggacacgatccacatatggtttcagaacagaagatcgAGGCAAGCCCTCGCTCCATATCAAGATGTTCCTgtttcacaagtgcaggatgtg ctcctccttgatgaactgctggaagaagaccaagtggagggtgacaggccattccctgtggatctggatggaaattctggTAGCAAGGAGTACGAGGGtatccaggaaaccatctt gaggtgtgggcatggagaactcgagctccagcgacccgCCACACccacaaagagtcccagcaaccccaaGTGGCACATCACATACagcgactcaagcatacgaggcaggacctcggaactcctccttgat tctcagctaccacaatgggcacagcctgaaggacaaggccaagaacaggctctcactcagggatgcaacacgggccccctggaactcttcctggatcaactgctgatggaagttcgagtggagacgctctccccaggccttgtacatctggaaggtggagggcagcaaatggatacaacacctgagctgcctctctctcaagaagaatatgaggctctgctggatattctctga